Proteins encoded in a region of the Chlorogloeopsis sp. ULAP01 genome:
- a CDS encoding DUF2459 domain-containing protein — translation MHIRRIITFTLIAVTCVFLIWIFTPASIIPPARPTAALTVHVLDLGLHPELVLPDNNGELIVYAYGDWNYFALNNQGFTDGLAALLIPTQGTLGRQKYSNIEQLQQTVKEKDLTLLSFKVAKAKALQLSQTLDQRFNRNINTHIENPQTGLTLVKDEQEYTMLHNSNHELVEWLEQLDCQVEGFVMWSNFQVKYRD, via the coding sequence ATGCATATCCGCCGCATTATCACATTTACTTTGATAGCAGTTACTTGTGTCTTTCTAATTTGGATTTTCACTCCCGCAAGTATCATACCTCCTGCTCGCCCGACTGCGGCGCTTACAGTTCATGTCCTCGATCTTGGCTTGCATCCAGAACTAGTTTTACCTGATAATAACGGCGAACTAATTGTGTATGCCTACGGTGATTGGAATTATTTTGCTCTCAATAACCAAGGATTCACCGATGGCTTGGCAGCACTTTTGATCCCAACTCAAGGTACACTCGGACGGCAAAAGTATAGCAATATTGAGCAATTGCAGCAGACAGTTAAGGAAAAAGATTTAACTCTACTCAGTTTCAAAGTGGCAAAAGCCAAAGCCTTACAATTATCACAAACTTTAGATCAACGTTTCAATCGCAACATCAACACGCACATTGAAAATCCCCAAACCGGACTAACTTTAGTCAAAGACGAGCAAGAATACACCATGTTACATAATAGCAACCACGAACTGGTAGAGTGGCTAGAACAGTTGGACTGTCAAGTCGAGGGTTTCGTAATGTGGTCTAATTTTCAGGTAAAGTACCGAGATTAG
- a CDS encoding cupin domain-containing protein, with amino-acid sequence MADTITTPNQRIFDIEQLVRFSPKKAAVTEIAVTPYSSIAVWGVRPGQEVPAHTHPDGQDTWIVVRGELTYYLGNGQKKIISAGQIDVAEPSQVHGAVNEGLEDVVFLSIYSAPSLKVVPASP; translated from the coding sequence ATGGCTGATACCATTACCACCCCTAACCAGCGCATATTTGATATTGAACAATTGGTACGGTTTTCGCCAAAGAAAGCTGCCGTCACAGAAATAGCGGTCACCCCATATTCTAGCATTGCTGTCTGGGGTGTACGTCCCGGTCAAGAAGTGCCTGCACATACTCACCCCGATGGACAAGATACCTGGATTGTGGTAAGGGGAGAATTAACCTACTATCTCGGCAACGGACAAAAGAAAATTATTTCCGCAGGACAAATTGATGTTGCTGAACCATCGCAGGTTCACGGAGCAGTCAATGAGGGATTAGAAGACGTGGTGTTTCTCTCTATCTATTCTGCTCCAAGTCTCAAGGTTGTTCCCGCGTCTCCATAG
- a CDS encoding bile acid:sodium symporter yields MANTIATLISNYIKVTVFSLMLGMGLNLAFEQITYLWRQPKMLIRSFLAAFVLVPIAAIIVVAVLKPPAAVSLGIILMGCAPGATLVYRKISKMGWDATFAASFQETVSIVAVVLTPLLVTILSRIYHRDASVAPQEIFKQLLMVQLIPLVIGLAIRKGIPELADDIAKPITEIANIMFLVLTILILVRSLGVVLSLGIVSISAIALVAAASLLIGYILGDSTPETQTALAISNASRNSSLALLIAAFNFNAEEIKPAIISYVLISGIIAFVYNQQMKRRIAQAKISQAN; encoded by the coding sequence ATGGCAAACACAATTGCAACACTTATTTCTAACTACATTAAGGTCACAGTATTTTCGCTAATGTTAGGAATGGGACTAAACTTGGCGTTCGAGCAAATTACATATCTTTGGCGTCAACCAAAAATGCTGATTCGCTCTTTCTTGGCAGCATTTGTGCTGGTTCCCATTGCAGCCATAATAGTTGTGGCAGTGCTTAAGCCTCCTGCTGCCGTTAGCCTTGGCATTATTTTGATGGGATGTGCGCCAGGAGCAACTTTAGTGTATCGTAAGATTTCCAAAATGGGTTGGGATGCTACCTTTGCAGCAAGCTTCCAGGAAACGGTTTCCATAGTTGCAGTCGTATTGACTCCCTTGCTTGTGACGATTCTGAGCAGGATTTATCACCGTGATGCTTCTGTAGCACCTCAGGAAATCTTCAAGCAACTTTTAATGGTGCAGTTGATTCCACTGGTAATTGGTTTGGCAATTCGCAAAGGCATTCCCGAACTTGCAGATGATATTGCAAAACCCATAACTGAAATTGCTAACATTATGTTCTTGGTTTTGACAATTTTGATCCTGGTTAGAAGCTTGGGTGTTGTTCTGAGCTTGGGAATTGTTTCGATCAGCGCGATCGCACTTGTGGCAGCCGCCTCCTTATTGATCGGTTACATACTAGGCGATTCTACGCCAGAAACACAAACAGCGTTGGCAATTTCTAACGCCAGTCGTAATTCAAGTTTAGCTTTGTTGATTGCTGCATTTAACTTTAATGCAGAAGAAATTAAGCCAGCCATCATTTCTTATGTGCTTATTTCTGGAATTATTGCATTTGTTTACAATCAGCAAATGAAACGGCGTATTGCCCAAGCTAAAATATCGCAAGCGAATTAG
- a CDS encoding arylsulfatase, protein MTNSNDHLQRQVLPIPDIQPIGLTSFDAKDPNTQYPPIVPLRPPTGAPNVLVILLDDVGFGASSAFGGPIHTPSAERLAKNGLKYNRFHTTALCSPTRAALLTGRNHHSVGFGAITEMATSAPGNNSLRPNTCAPLAEILKLNGYSTAQLGKCHEVPVWETSPMGPFTSWPTGGGGFEYFYGFIGGETNQYYPALYEGTTPIEPDKTPEEGYHFTSDMTRKATSWVRQQKSLMPDKPFFMYFAPGATHAPHHVPKEWADKYKGQFDQGWDRIREETLARQKQLGIVPPDTELTPRSEGIPAWDEVPEAMKPILARQMEVYAGFLEHTDYHVGLLIDALADLEILQNTLIYYIIGDNGASAEGSLQGTFNEMVTLQGFAHLETADFLMERIEQFGGSEAYNHYAVGWAHAMCTPYQWTKQVASHFGGTRNGTIVHWPAGIQAQGEIRSQFHHVIDIAKTVLEVSNLPEPTFVNGVQQKPLEGVSMAYSFNEATAPDRHETQYFEMLGNRGIYHQGWTAVTKHRTPWVIGMMQLPAFDDDRWELYDTTKDWSQARDLSQEYPDKLKELQRLWLIEAVKYNVIPLDDRFAERSNPTLAGRPQLVKGKRQLLFGGMGRLTENSIVDYKNNSFAITAELNLPESKAEGVIVAVGGIIGGWSLYAKQGKLKYCYNFFGLNHYYVEGGDTLPSGKHQVRVEFAYDGGGLGKGGDVALFLDGQKIGAGRVEQTEPFVFSADETLDIGFESSSPVTKDYSANKFNGEVNWVEIDVGKDAQDADNFISLEERLRIAIALQ, encoded by the coding sequence ATGACTAATTCTAATGATCACCTACAACGTCAAGTCCTACCGATTCCCGACATTCAACCGATTGGACTCACCAGCTTCGACGCAAAAGACCCCAACACCCAATATCCCCCCATTGTCCCCCTACGTCCTCCTACGGGTGCACCTAATGTGCTAGTGATCTTACTCGATGATGTGGGGTTTGGCGCTTCTTCTGCCTTTGGCGGCCCCATTCATACACCGAGCGCCGAAAGATTAGCCAAAAACGGACTGAAATATAATCGCTTTCATACCACGGCCCTTTGCTCTCCCACTCGCGCTGCTCTTCTGACTGGACGCAACCATCATTCCGTTGGCTTTGGCGCGATCACCGAGATGGCCACTTCTGCCCCCGGTAATAACTCTCTGCGTCCCAATACCTGCGCTCCTCTAGCGGAAATTCTCAAGCTCAATGGCTACTCTACCGCTCAATTGGGCAAGTGTCATGAAGTTCCCGTGTGGGAAACGAGTCCGATGGGCCCATTCACTAGCTGGCCTACAGGTGGCGGTGGTTTTGAATATTTTTACGGATTTATCGGCGGCGAAACCAATCAGTATTACCCTGCACTATACGAGGGAACGACTCCCATTGAACCCGATAAAACCCCAGAAGAAGGCTACCATTTTACCTCAGACATGACCCGTAAGGCGACTAGCTGGGTACGCCAGCAAAAATCCCTCATGCCCGATAAACCGTTCTTCATGTACTTTGCTCCTGGTGCCACCCACGCCCCTCATCATGTCCCCAAAGAATGGGCGGATAAGTACAAAGGACAGTTTGATCAAGGCTGGGATCGGATACGAGAGGAAACCCTCGCCCGTCAAAAACAACTAGGAATCGTTCCCCCCGATACGGAATTAACGCCTCGTAGTGAAGGGATTCCCGCTTGGGATGAAGTACCAGAGGCGATGAAACCGATTTTAGCTCGTCAGATGGAAGTTTATGCGGGCTTCTTGGAACACACCGACTATCATGTTGGTTTGTTGATTGATGCCCTAGCGGACTTGGAAATCCTCCAGAATACTCTGATCTATTACATTATTGGCGATAACGGAGCCTCTGCTGAAGGATCGCTCCAAGGCACGTTTAACGAAATGGTGACGCTTCAGGGGTTTGCCCATTTAGAAACCGCAGATTTCTTGATGGAACGCATCGAGCAATTTGGCGGGTCTGAAGCCTACAATCATTATGCGGTGGGTTGGGCGCATGCCATGTGTACCCCCTATCAGTGGACGAAACAAGTTGCTTCCCACTTTGGCGGCACCCGCAACGGCACGATTGTTCACTGGCCTGCTGGCATTCAAGCTCAAGGGGAAATTCGTTCCCAGTTCCACCATGTGATTGATATTGCCAAAACCGTTTTAGAAGTGAGCAATTTACCAGAACCCACCTTTGTCAATGGCGTACAACAAAAGCCGCTAGAAGGGGTAAGCATGGCTTACTCTTTTAATGAGGCTACTGCCCCAGATCGCCATGAGACCCAATACTTCGAGATGCTTGGCAATCGGGGTATCTATCATCAAGGATGGACAGCTGTGACGAAACACCGTACTCCTTGGGTAATCGGCATGATGCAACTTCCGGCCTTTGATGACGATCGCTGGGAACTATACGATACGACCAAAGACTGGAGTCAAGCAAGGGATCTATCCCAGGAATATCCCGATAAGCTTAAGGAATTACAGCGATTGTGGTTAATCGAGGCGGTCAAATATAATGTGATTCCCCTTGATGACCGCTTTGCCGAACGATCTAACCCCACGCTTGCGGGTCGTCCGCAATTGGTGAAAGGAAAGCGTCAACTGCTGTTTGGTGGCATGGGACGATTAACAGAAAACTCGATTGTTGATTACAAAAATAACTCTTTCGCTATCACGGCTGAGTTAAATCTCCCTGAATCAAAAGCGGAAGGTGTAATTGTTGCTGTCGGTGGCATTATTGGTGGTTGGAGTCTTTATGCCAAGCAGGGCAAGCTGAAATACTGCTACAACTTCTTTGGCTTAAATCATTACTACGTAGAAGGGGGAGATACACTTCCTTCAGGGAAACATCAAGTTCGCGTAGAATTTGCCTACGATGGGGGTGGTTTAGGCAAAGGTGGAGATGTCGCTCTGTTTTTAGACGGTCAAAAAATTGGAGCAGGACGAGTAGAACAGACCGAACCCTTTGTTTTCTCGGCGGACGAAACCCTAGATATCGGCTTTGAGTCAAGCTCTCCAGTCACCAAGGACTACAGCGCCAATAAGTTCAATGGTGAGGTGAATTGGGTGGAGATTGACGTAGGTAAAGATGCCCAGGATGCTGATAACTTTATCTCACTAGAAGAACGACTGCGAATTGCGATCGCATTGCAATAG